TCCTGTATGAATTCACAGTGCCTCTTTTTTTCAAGTTTCATGGCGCGGTGTTCATCTTCCTCTTTAAGGAGTTTCACCGCCACAGGGCTTCCTTCAAGGCCCAGGAGTTTTTTAAGGTCTTCTGATATTTTTTTATAATCCACAAAACCACCTCTACATTTCAGTATAACTATACCGTATAGTATAAAAAACTACTATTTAAATTTTTCTAATGTATGGTGGGGGGAGGGATGGCTGAGCACCGGCTGAAATCATCCAAAAAATGTTCATATCATGATATACATAATCTAACAGCATCAAATCCTCATAATTCCTCAGGTGAAGAACCCATGACCTCAGTATTCAGCCGAAGACCTAACCTTAAATTATAATAAATGGTTATACCATAAAGTAAATCATTAAAGGATCGGGTGAATACATGGAAAACCTTTCTGAAACAGAGAAACTGATAATCTCATACCTCAGGTCAAACCCTCCAGAGGAGTGCATGCTGGACAAGATAACCAGGGGTATAAACAGGAGCCGGGCAACGGTACTTAAATACCTCCACATACTCCAGGCCAGGGGCCTTGTTAATTACAGGTCCGTCGGCAGGAGCAAGCTATGGATGCTCTCAGACGACGCCGATGTAAGGGCCGCAGAAACTCCTGATGAAACATCCAGGGACTCAGAGATCATCAAGAACGCATCAAAACTCCACAGGACAATCCTGGAACTTCTTGAACTTGAGAGAACAGTTGACGACCCCGACAAACTTGTTTTCACAGTCAACACATTCCTTGACATCATCGTTGCCAATGAACCCTTCAGAAGAATGTTCCCTGGAACCGGGAACCTTGAGGATATCATGGACAGAGAGAGCCTCCTGATTTTTAAGGAGAAAATGAAATCAGCAGGGACAGTACAGGCGGACCTCAGGGGCAGGGATGGTATAAGAAGAAGCTACAGCCTTTCAATAAACCCTGTCAATGACTTCTGGGTGATAATTGCAAGGGACCCTGCAAGTTCCTCCTTCTCAAAGGGCGAACTCGAGGTTCTTCTTACCATCACAAGGTTAAGATCCTCAGCCGGAAGCCTTGAAGAATTCCTCCTCTCCATCAGGGAAGAACTTTCAGGACTCCTATCCCTCAGTGAACTTGCACTTGTAGGAAGGGATGCATCGGGCCTTGAAGTCATCCACCAACACCCAGAGACAATTAATATTGGCGAGGTGGACTACTTCATTTACAGGAGCATGGAAACCCTCGAGACGGTCTCCTGGCAGACCGAAACCGGTGAAATAATGCTTTCAGTCCCCCTGATAGTCGAGGAGAGGGCCACAGGGGCACTTATCATAGGGACATCTGATGATTCGGTATCCTCACAGATCCTTGAAATCATCGAGATGGTTGCCGATGAAATCTCAGAGTACCTCTCAATGGAGAAACTGAAAAGGGAGAAGGAAGAGTTCATAAGGACCCTTATAGCAATGAACAGGGTTTCAGAGATTATAAACAGCGGTGAAAAGGAGGATAGGATGCTTGAAGGATCAATCGAAGCTGTTATAGAAACCCTTGGATTTGAGATGGGCTGCATCTACCTGATGGATGAGGGAAGGGAACTTGAGATGAGGGCCCAGAAGAACCTCCCGGAAACACTGAGTAAAATGTGCATGGCAGGTGTTTTCAGGGACCTCTTCAGCAGGTCGGTTGAGAAGGAGAAGATAATATACATAACCTCTGAATCACCGGAATACAGACTGCTCCATGAATCCATACGTAAAAATAATATAAGAACGCTCCTAATGCTTCCCATCAAATTCTCAGGGGAGATAATAGGGATTCTGAACCTTGCAAGTTACGATGTAAAACCCTACAACAGGATAAGCCTTGAGAACCTCTCATCGATAGGTCTTCAGCTCGGAAGCGCCCTTGCAGGGGCAGGAATCTGAGGCCGCACTGATGGACCTCATGGCCTTGACAGGAGGTTCATCCAGTCATCATAGACCGCTTCAAGGCCACACATACCCGGTATGTAGTTGGCTGCCTTGGCAGAGTCAACCCCCAGGACACCGTAGCCAAGTTCCTCTACAGGGGCAACAACCATACAGGTGTCAGAGACAAGCATCCCGCCTGCAGCCTC
The sequence above is drawn from the Methanothermobacter wolfeii genome and encodes:
- a CDS encoding GAF domain-containing protein — translated: MENLSETEKLIISYLRSNPPEECMLDKITRGINRSRATVLKYLHILQARGLVNYRSVGRSKLWMLSDDADVRAAETPDETSRDSEIIKNASKLHRTILELLELERTVDDPDKLVFTVNTFLDIIVANEPFRRMFPGTGNLEDIMDRESLLIFKEKMKSAGTVQADLRGRDGIRRSYSLSINPVNDFWVIIARDPASSSFSKGELEVLLTITRLRSSAGSLEEFLLSIREELSGLLSLSELALVGRDASGLEVIHQHPETINIGEVDYFIYRSMETLETVSWQTETGEIMLSVPLIVEERATGALIIGTSDDSVSSQILEIIEMVADEISEYLSMEKLKREKEEFIRTLIAMNRVSEIINSGEKEDRMLEGSIEAVIETLGFEMGCIYLMDEGRELEMRAQKNLPETLSKMCMAGVFRDLFSRSVEKEKIIYITSESPEYRLLHESIRKNNIRTLLMLPIKFSGEIIGILNLASYDVKPYNRISLENLSSIGLQLGSALAGAGI